The segment AGTCTCTCTTCCCTCATATTGTCCATCATAGAGGTCACTCCCGCCTTATCTCAGATATCCTCATTCTTAGTTCTCTCTCTCCTAGTATGCAGCACATATCCATCTCAGCTTCCCCATTTCCACAGTTTGCATCTTTTGATCATGGGAACTCATGACTGGCCAACACTCTGCCCCATACAACAAAGTTGGTCTAACATACCACTACATTGATCTTGTTTTAGATGCATGTATGCACCTCTTAAGGAATGAAAAAAATCGATCTACTTTCATTTGGTATTTTGGCCTAAATTCCTTAACTCCTCAGTACTCGTAGTTCCAAATTGATGACAAATAAAAAGGATTATCAATTAAACCAAGCATCTGCAGTATcttttaatatacaaataattattttttatgaccAGAATTCTACTTATTTGTCCATCAACAGTTCCACTTGTTTGCTCATGCTGCCTCTTTTAATTCAGTTAATTTAGTGATTTCGTTGTTTTTGGTCTCTGAATACATAAACCATGgcatttctttttaaaaaatggaaatcTTTCATGAGCTGCTAAATGTCATTGTTCATTTATTCAGGTAGGTTGTTAAGAACccatttgttttctttatatgGTTAAAGGGCATACTCCTCTAGTTCTCTTGATGCTTGGTTATATGGgatttatgatgaatttctgGCTGGCTTGCATTTATGCTTGTTGTAGGTTTGTTGACTTCCTTGAATTTCATATTATCTTTTTGCCATGCATGATGAACTCTCTTCACTCAAACTAAAGATGTTGTTATTTCTGGGGTGTGATTGAACATTGAACTTGATCTTTTCACCATTTGAGAACACAACATTTGCATTAATGAGCAAATAAGAAATTGGATCTAACTGATTATGGAAGCTGTTGAAGTACATCAAAACATACTTGTCCGAGGTTAAATTGCTATTCTCCATTTTTCTTGTGAATATTAGGAGGATCTGAATGATAAAGTATGTGGTGCTAAGTTTTTCTTTATGAATTTTGTTATCCATACCAACAAATGAAGCTTATGATACTTTTTGTTGTTATGTACTTCCTTGGTAGATAGCTAATCATTACAGTTTAATCAAATTACTGAGTTTTAACTCTATTTCGATCTCCTGTTTCAGTATATAAGCTTGAAAACTCAGAAGATCTTGATTGTGTTGAAGAAGAGGTTTACAACCCCCAATTGGGTTAAGGTAAGCAGACATGGTCGGCTAACACTAATCACTTGTAAGCATCAAGATTATGGCTTGTGCTAATTTATGTCCCTCTTTGTATAGCATAAAGAGCCCAGGGAAGTTCATATGTTCGTTGATCTGCTTCTTCAAGAGGTAAAATTTTGCATTTCCAGTATGAAGTTTTTGTAATAGGAAATTGGAGCACCGAGAGGGAGAAAAATGGCACCTTTTGACTTCATATGATATACACTATAGTTTTTTCTCGTATAATTGTTAATATGACTAGTTCAGTagaaaaatttaacttttttctgTTTGATGTCATTAATTCAGTTGGATACAATCCTTAATGAAGTGAAGCAAATATTGCCTGAAGGACTACAGCCTAAGCATCGGCGCACAGACAGCAATGGGAGTGCCACTTCTTCTCGTAGTAATCCGTTGAGAGATGATAGGCTAGTACGATCAAATACCCAAAAGGCCAGGAGTCAGCTTCTTGAGTCCCATTTAGCAAAATTGTTTAAGCAGAAGATGGAAATATTTACTAAACTTGAACACACACAGGTTTAATTCTAGTGCTTGTAACTCAACTACCTGCACTAATTTTGGAGAACAGTGGAATAAGAATTATTTATTGTGCAGGAATCAGTCATAACTACGATTATAAAACTTTTCTTGAAGAGTTTACAAGAATTTGTCCGACTTCAGACTTTTAATCGGAGTGGATTTCAACAAATTCAGTTGGACATTCACTTTCTTAAGACCACTCTTAAAGATACGGCTGAAGATGAAGCAGCTGTTGATTTTTTGCTTGATGAGGTAATGACAGAATCTCCACAGCTATTATACTTAACAATTACTCTTTTAATGGGCGCTTTCCTGTATTTTCTTCTTAATGGCCACTTCAAACAGTCCTGAAAGGTTCTTTATCATCTATGTTTAGTTGTTATCGATCAGTTGTTTCCTCCCTAAACTCTTCCCCACCTCTTTTCTCCCTCATCCGAAtagatttgattttgtattaGAAATGGTTAAGTTGATCATCACTGCACATACTGAAAGTTGAATGCTTCAAACCTTATTATCTAGCCAAATGTGACAGATAATGTTTCTTGCTGAACAGGTGATTGTTGCTGCTGCTGAACGTTGTCTTGATCCCATCCCCCTGGAACCAGCCATCTTGGACAGGCTTACCCAAGCAAAGTTGGCAAAGAATTCGGACCAGAGCTCTACTTCATAATTATCTGGGAGGCTGGGAGCTCAAATGCATCATTCTACTGCGACTCTGAGCTGGAAGTAATCAGAAAACATAACACCCAATGCATTTTTTAATAGGTAAAGCATAAAACTCAATGCTAGCATATATTAGAAGAAAAAACTTGCTTTAAAGCCTTTCTTGACGGgagtttttcaagatttagagTCATCGAGTTCAAAATGGATGTAACATGTTATATgttcacattttttattttcttattacgTATGTGTAAGTGATTCGACTCGAAAATAGTGGATTCAATTAGTTCTAATTGAATCCTCTATAGATATGCATTCACCATAGGTCCATAGCATATGCATCACTTTGATTGAAAATGGAAGCATTGTCAAGCAACTGAATTCATGGATCACTAGTTCATTAAGGGGCAGCATTTCCAATTGAAAGAAGGGGTACAGTGGATTTTGTAATTTGtcaattcattttattatgatCAATGGATCATTTATATTCCCTAAACCTCCAAAATAACTGCTATGATTGACTTTCATTGTCAACATTACCAATTTCTTAGTCATCAAATTACTCttttaacatatttagtaaTTATTAGTTCTCAAAACGTGCATCGCACGTATGTCCTCTAATtgatattagaaaaatttaatttatataactaaGTTCAAATCTAAGTCCTTTCATATGTAAGTTTAACATAAGAATATAACTCGGCacaaaatataacatgaaaatCTTGTGTTAGATAGATGTTGGAggtttgatatattaaatacttcatgaaaaataaatgttttattttattaaaggaattaatatattttaattactaaacataagttttaataatcaaaaaagaaattgtctataaaaaagatacatataaagaaaaatattacaaaatgttTGGACAGTATACCatcaaatttatagaaaaaattacaatcTCAAacgaaaaaaagaagtaaataaaGACATGACATCCATAAAAAAGGACATCACGTTAAAATGtatagacaaaaatattttcatactaattgaATTACATTTTGTTAAAAGTAGACTTATTCTAAACAAAACATGACTTACCCTAGAAGAAACATATcatatgtataaaaatttataatcatataataataataaataagacaaACAGAAAAGAACGCATGAATATGTTAAGAAAgataaactatatatatatatatatatatataaaatgaattctaaaatagtattattcaatgtatcatttagtcattttttactatacattatttttattttatttttacttttgcaCTTATTTTGTACCTCTCTATAACAGTTAAGTGcatgaattttttaaacatttgagattacatataaaaaggaaaaagtacaAATTTGttggtttaaaaaaataaatgattatcaaacaatgaaaaagacataattattattctataGGAACATGTTTAccctcaaaataattaatgataaatacaAAATGTGATTAGCTTTACTATATATATcctaaaaatagaagaaaggatgaatacaaaaatacagTAATCAACTAcgaagttatatttaaaaactaaacaatggagatgtgaaaaataaatatttacttacaacTTCATATTGGAATATATTCATCTTGTAACtatcataatttacatatttctcaaaaaaaaaagatgaatatgcatgaaattttaaataatacaaataaataaaatagtaagaatTCTTATAATTACAAACTggtaatgaaaattttacaaGGAATGTAGACTAACCTACTGTAGAATTCAAGATGATTACAAACTTgaataaaacaagaaatatatataatgtggtGTGAGTGTGTTTGATAGACTCTTCGTTACCCCCACTTatcttacaaattaaaattgaaaagttaTTAGACTCTTCATTATCTACATTTAATTAGTACATGAATATATGATGCATTAAGATCTTATTTGAtgcatgaatttaaatataatatttaattaattaaatagatattaatattaatttattttagagataaaataagggtaaaatggtaattcaactttaaggTTAgaagcttcccacttataataatatatgattaactTTGGATTTTGCGCACTACTTAAATAACAATGATTAATATAAGGACTTgagaaataatttgaaaataagtaattaatattaaaggtaaacataaaaaaagatGAACTCCGGGGTATTAGGATATGCATCGGCTAGGTCagtttgattttatgttttattgatttgatttatcgatcattgaatttttaatatgctaaataatgacaaattaataagatattttttattgtttttcaatttaacaaataagaaaatactCATGAAATAATCGTAAATGAATGctcataaaacaaaaacaatactaacaaaaaaaaaattatacaagtgCAACTCAAATAAAAGAACTaggataataatataaattaaaggcTAAATGACAAGGACAGTAATCAATAAGgtattgatataatatttaatatttgtgtaaaGATAAAGTAGTAAATTTATTATCATCAAATCTTAATGTGTTGCCGATTTACCTgttaactaaatattaaaaaaaaatggaaacaataagtcaatatttttttatatataaaaagtattaaaatatcattaacccaataactttttttctatTAGACTTTTGCACCTCCTATATAAGATATGAGCTAAAATTAGTCTAATTTATGCTTCCTTTGtttcaaaatgaatgaaaaaatcaatataagtTGTGATGTAAtgatgaaaaatcattttggaAGCACCACCTCTCctatacaaattttattggtGCTCCAATATAGACTTCAGACATACTATGTGGGACTGAAAACGAGTAAAAGGCTAATGACATGAATTTAAAGACTATCTAATTTTGTCTTAATCCAAACATCAACTTCTCAATCactttttatgtaattatgaattaGACACAcacacaataaatatatatatatatatatatatatatatatttatcaggtataaaaatatttgttccacaaaatagttattaatttaaataatcaaagaCCTTATCTTTTAAAATCAATCATTTTAGAACTAAGATggacataaataaatattaaagaaataataagaaatataataGTCAAACTATACTCCTacttaatttttcttgaatattatatagaagtttaaaattatgattaaaaagaaattgttaaaataatttaataagaatcTCCTCTTATAATGAAATCGTTCAAACTGATGACCGTTATACTTAACACTTAAATgcaggaaaaataaaaaatttaatttgttcgTATAAATTAGATTTTAGCCTTATTTTAATTACCAACAACTTATTTAGCtggttcatttttattttttccggGTCAGGTGTGGATGGTGGACGTGAACCCGTAACGTAGGCGAACATAACCTAGCCCGTTCTTTTTCCCGCCAAAACACCTTCACTATTTTGCCGCCAAATTGCTTGTGTTTTAGTATCAATTTCCCCCCCAAACCTCAAACCCTCATCCTCACAAACTTCCTCTCGATTCTCTCTGCTTCCATTCAAACACCATGAATGATCTTGACTTCAACCGCGACAAAGGTAACAGTTTTCGATTGCATCAAGTGGTTTCGTATTCTCGATTTGCCTTTTCTTTTGATCCAATcatctttttctgtctctcatTTTACAGATCTAGCGAAAGATTTTCTGTCAAACTTCGCTGATTCTAATGGTGAAGCCAAATACATGAACATTCTCGTAAGTTTCGCTCGTTTTCCAGTTCTTTCTGTTgattttcaagttgaaaaaaACTCCTTTACGCTGTTTTAGTGATTATATTCGTTTAAgaaatgttctttttttgtttgctaatttttttctcttttaacttttaatcAGCAAGATGTTGCTAATCGTAAAACCAAGGCTATTGAGATTGAGCTCGAAGACTTAGCTGACGTAAGTACCACTACTTCCCTTTGAATTACTGTGCTTTTTATGAAGTGATTGTGCTCTATGTAATGTTTttcatttgaagttttttttggCTCATAACGTGATTTTGAAATTCTCTTTCAGTACAAGGACTTGGATGAGGAGTTTCTTCGAAGAATTGCTGAGAACACTAAACGATATATCACAATATTAGCAAGTGCGATTGATGAGCTCATGCCAGAGCCAACGGAGGCTTTTCCAGATGATGATCATGATATTTTGATGACTCAGCGGTCAGAGGAAGTAACTGAGAACACTGATGGTTCTGATCCAAAACAAAAGATGCCCCCAGAGATCAAGCGGTTCTAGTAAGCAGCATTAAATTCTCCTCAAGGATCTAACTTTATGAATTAACTTGTCAATTTGTCTCTTGTTCTCTTTGCTGGACTTTATATTTGTGTATCTTCTTGGTACTACTTTCTCCAATAAATGAGCTTACTTAATAAGTAATAAGAAAATCTTTTGTTCTCTCTTTGAGCATAATTTGGAGTGCTTCTGTTAACTGTATGATATTAATTTAGATAGACTTATTTTGTTGATCTCAAAACAACATGATGATATGCGTGATAATTTTTTTCGTGTTGATATACTAGGCAGTCAAGTTCTCTGGTGAAAATAGAATGTCCCTATATGGTTTGGCCTTGTAACTTAATTTCTAAGTAAAGACAGAGTAGAAATTCTGAATGGGTTAACCGCCTAACTGTTTGTCTTTTGTTGAATCCAGTGAAGTGTATGTTAAAGCATCTTCAAAAGGTCGGCCCTTTACAATTAGGGAGGTCAAGGCTTCGTACATTGGTCAGCTTGTCAGGATATCTGGTATTGTGACACGTTGTTCGGATGTTAAGCCACTGATGCAGGTGGCTGTATATACATGTGAAGAATGTGGATTTGAAATTTATCAGGTCTGAACTTTTGTTGTGCTTGTCTTAAAAacttaattctttatttttgacTTGCCAAATGCAGTATGAGAGCCACAATGCTAGCGTTaaatcaaattacaataatGTCTTTGTTTCAAATCGAATGCACCTATCTTAATGCACTTGATGAACAGGAAGTAACTGCTAGAGTATTCATGCCTCTGTCTGAATGCCCATCCAAACGCTGCACCGTAAATAAAGCAAAAGGGAACCTCATCCTTCAACTTAGGGCATCAaagtttttaaagtttcaaGAGGTTTGTCTTCTGCATTATATCTTGATTACAATATCAAATCTGCAGCACAATTGTTTTACATTTCTGATACTGGTTTAGGCCAAAATTCAAGAGTTGGCTGAACATGTACCCAAAGGTCACATTCCGCGATCAATGACTGTGCACTTCAGAGGAGAACTTACAAGGAAGGTtggtaatattttttgtttatttatgttttatcttAGTGTTTTTGAAAGGAGCTTGTCTAGTTTGAATTAAATGCTAAGGACATTAAAATGCTTTCTAGATTGAGTAGAAAGTGAGATCAAATGCTTCCAACAAATTAAAGCTCCCAGTGAGCATCTCCTCTAAAGCTTTCACTGCTACTTAAGTGTAATATATGCTGCTGCTTTTCTAATAATTGCAGGTATCTCCTGGTGATGTTGTTGAACTGTCAGGCATTTTTCTACCTATGCCTTACACAGGATTTAGAGCAATGCGAGCTGGGTTAATTGCAGATACTTACTTGGAAGCAATGTCTGTTAAccatttcaagaaaaaatatgaagagtaAGTAGTGCTTTTTGATATGGCTTCTGTTTTCGTCTAGCAACTGGACAAACACAACTAAATGTAATGCATCACCTTTTCCTTGAATCATCAGAGTCCGCTTTTAAGTTTTAGCAAATTGAGGAACTTGATTCCAGTTTGAGCTTAAACCAGATCActtctaaaagaaaaatgaaatttgaatcATAATgcaatttaatgttttttttagtgTTCTTGAAATATTGTGCTTGGAATAGGTTCAAACTACACATCAAATCTACATCTTTTCTAGCTTCCTATTTGGAATGTTTAGAGGCACTAGTAAATTTGATTTATGCATAACCCTTTTCTCACaaagaaaaatttatgtgtTCACTAGTGAAATAGAAAAGATAAGGTTTCTATATGATTAATAAGTTTTCGGATGCAGTTATGAACTTACAGGAGATGAGGAAGAGCAGATTGCAAGGTTAGCTGAGGATGGAGATATATATAACAAGTTGTCTCGTTCCTTGGCTCCTGAAATTTTTGGGCATGAGGATATTAAGAAAGCTCTTCTTCTCCTTCTAGTAGGTGCTCCTCATCGACAGTTGAAGGATGGTATGAAGGTAAGCTCTCTGACCTAAATTGGAATCCATCTTCTGCCTGCTCAGATTAAATCTTATTCATCTTTATGACGAAAAATACTCAGATCAGAGGTGATTTACATATATGTTTGATGGGTGATCCCGGGGTAGCAAAGAGCCAGCTTCTCAAACACATAATCAATGTTGCACCCAGAGGTGTTTACACAACTGGTAAGGGTAGCAGTGGTGTTGGTCTAACTGCTGCTGTTCAGAAAGATCCAGTAACTAATGAGATGGTTCTTGAAGGCGGAGCACTGGTGAGAACAAATTAGTTCTTTTTTAACCTATACTTCAttgagttttggaaaatatcacGGTGTGAACAATGTGCATTCAGAGTTGGAACTGTATCAGGCAACTTTCAACCATCCATTTCTCAAGTATCCTGTGGACAATGTTTTTCTCAGGTATTAGCAGATATGGGTATATGTGCTATTGATGAATTTGACAAGATGGACGACTCTGATAGAACAGCTATTCATGAAGTAATGGAGCAGCAGACTGTTAGTATTGCAAAGGCTGGGATCACTACATCTCTAAATGCAAGGACCGCAGTGCTTGCTGCTGCTAATCCTGCATGGTAAACATTTACTGTTTCCCCTTGGTTTGTTGAGAACATTGAGAAGCAACTGCTATCTTTTAGAATTTTGACTTTTCCTGTATGTAGAAATATGCTAAATTTTGCAACAAATGGTCATCTGATTTATTTGTGGAGGCAGTTGATTGTGTCAATGCACAAATTTtaaacacttacatttttttgttcaaaacatTCGTAGGGGAAGATATGATATGAGAAGGACACCAGCTGAAAATATTAATCTTCCTCCAGCTCTTCTATCAAGATTTGATCTGTTGTGGCTAATCTTAGATCGAGCAGATATGGATTCCGATCTTGAAATGGCTAGACATGTTGTTTATGTGCATCAAAACAAAGAGTCTCCTGCTCTTGGGTTCACTCCACTTGAACCATCTGTGATTCGGTAAATACAAGAATATCTTTCTGGTGTTTTAACCTTCAAGAGAACCTCTCTTTACTAGTTAGTAGTGAGGCTCAGAATTGACTGAGCAACCTgcatccattttattttatttcagggCTTATATATCAGCTGCAAGGAGATTGTCTCCCTCTGTACCAAAGGAAATAGAGGAGTATATTGCTAGTGCATATTCTAGTATCAGgcaagaagaagcaaaatcaaACACCCCTCACTCCTATACAACCGTCAGAACACTTCTAAGCATCTTGAGGATATCATCTGTAAGTTTCAGCATCAATTTACAGAGTAAAAGTATCACATTGCGTCATAGTAAGAATTGGCCTATTTTTCTCTTCAACTCTTATTTGAAAAGTGGAAAACTTGTAGTGAATCAAGTATGACAGTTGGCAAGTGCCATGTGGAAGAAACCGAATGAGGAAAcattcttgttttctttttggtttgaGAGACTAAAAATCAGAAATTAGGTTAGCTATCGTTAGGAAATATGGAGTCCTTGAAAATTTAAGGCTTTGCTTTCCAAGAAAATTCCTGGACCTTGCAATCCTGATTCCAGGTTTTACAGCTCAAATGATAATAAGTTGGTCATAAATATAGTTGTATAAGGTCAAATAGACAGTGATGATGGCTATTTAGTCAAGCGAATGTCATAAAAGTCCTTTTTAATCATTCTACACTTTGTTGATGTCATTTTACTGTGTTAAATTAGGCACTAGCCAGACTGCGTTTCTCAGAAAAAGTTGCTCAGAGTGATGTGGATGAGGCGCTTCGGTTAATGCAGATGTCGAAGTTCTCCTTGTATTCAGATGATCGGCAAAGATCTGGCCTGGATGCAATATCTGACATTTATTCAATCCTTCGTGATGAGGCTGCTCGGATGAACAGGCTGGAACTAAGCTATGCCCAGGCTCTGAACTGGATTTCCAGAAAGGTTAGTTTGTGGGCAATTATGCCAGATCAAGCTAGAAACCAACTCTTTTGATAGCTTGAAACATATACTTGGATCTAGTGCACATGCAATGATAAAATTACCGCTTAGAAAATATGTTACAATTCACACTTGCACGCCATCTGATGATAAAGTTGTCAAGAAGTAAAGGTGGATAGTTGtgattaaaacatataaaagaattagaaaataGTTTGCATGATCTGTCAAGCTTGTCAAAATTGTTTGTGCTATGGTTTCTCAATGAAGTTGTGTCCAACTGAATTGATTTCATGATATTGGGAAGGAAGCATGCAGAATGATAAACCCTAAGGTTTTACAGTACTGATACATATGGGAACTTTTTATGAACTATTTGTGTTCTGTTATTAAAGCCTTGAGTAGAACATCTTTTTGCTATTGGCAAAAGTATTGCTTGATGCAAGGCCAAAATCTGCTAGTTCATCTTATTGTTGCTGAACTTTCCTGCCACCCACCCTGTCATTCCCCCtgtattaaagataaaaaaacaaatcacaTCAGACTAAATAGCTCAAGCTGGCTATTGATACAGTACCAGTATATTCCCAGAATTCTTTACAGAGAGTCCTTTTGTGGTAAACAAAGGATTCGCGTAACTTTTTTTACCCATAATCAGATCCACCCATGTTTTTAACCAACTGAATTGATTTTCATCTTCATGCAACTTGCAAGTAATGGCAATCAGCTAATTTgtccccccaaaaaaaagatCATGCCAGTATAATTTGGTTCTTTCATTTTGAGacattatataaatttcttgCCGTCATTCAATATCTAACTCAACGAGTCCTGTGTCCTTGGCTTGAAAACTGTTTTCTCCTTGGTTATAGTACTGACCTTGTGCTTTGAGCTCTATTGCCTCTGATGTATTGCTGCTTTATCTTGAAACAGGGATACAGTGAAGCTCAACTCAAGGAATGTTTGGAAGAATATGCAGCCTTAAATGTGTGGCAGATTCATCCTGATAGTTTTAACATCAGATTCATTGATGCATGATAGACACATAATCAATGTGAATCCAGTTATGTTACAAGATTGTATCTGTCTCCCTTGCCTGTTAGGTTACTACTTACAGTTAGTATAACTAGTACTTTAAGAAAGAAATTTAGATCAAATTATTGAAAGCCAATCGATATGGGAGGCTAACTATGTATGACCAGAGTTGTCAGTCTGTACCAGAATTTGCTAAagtgttaattatttatttgtagaaGTTTCTACGCCCCTCCTACTTTTTTCATGGCAATGTAATGGAATGTGAGAAACAAACTGAAAATTGCCTTGTTTAGTGAAAGACTTCAAgcatttattttgtattaagatTCTATTCATCATGCAACTGAATTTGCATCTTTCCTGACTTGAGAAATGCTGCAACATGATAACAGGAATGAATATTGGTCTTAATCTGTGAGAAAAAATAGATCtgttaagattatttttttttcaaaagattaaaaGTGAAAATACGGGGACTACCctaattaatcataaataagATTGAAGGAGTActaatatgtatataatattttcttttaacaatAGTTGTCTATTTATATCATTTTGTGATGTTCAATAATACTTGCGCGTTGTTTGAAATCAATGGATAAATTTACATATAGTTttaattactattatcattaattatagttatttttttattatattttttaaaatattgtaatttatcatattc is part of the Solanum lycopersicum chromosome 1, SLM_r2.1 genome and harbors:
- the LOC101243636 gene encoding DNA replication licensing factor MCM7-like protein, which encodes MNDLDFNRDKDLAKDFLSNFADSNGEAKYMNILQDVANRKTKAIEIELEDLADYKDLDEEFLRRIAENTKRYITILASAIDELMPEPTEAFPDDDHDILMTQRSEEVTENTDGSDPKQKMPPEIKRFYEVYVKASSKGRPFTIREVKASYIGQLVRISGIVTRCSDVKPLMQVAVYTCEECGFEIYQEVTARVFMPLSECPSKRCTVNKAKGNLILQLRASKFLKFQEAKIQELAEHVPKGHIPRSMTVHFRGELTRKVSPGDVVELSGIFLPMPYTGFRAMRAGLIADTYLEAMSVNHFKKKYEDYELTGDEEEQIARLAEDGDIYNKLSRSLAPEIFGHEDIKKALLLLLVGAPHRQLKDGMKIRGDLHICLMGDPGVAKSQLLKHIINVAPRGVYTTGKGSSGVGLTAAVQKDPVTNEMVLEGGALVLADMGICAIDEFDKMDDSDRTAIHEVMEQQTVSIAKAGITTSLNARTAVLAAANPAWGRYDMRRTPAENINLPPALLSRFDLLWLILDRADMDSDLEMARHVVYVHQNKESPALGFTPLEPSVIRAYISAARRLSPSVPKEIEEYIASAYSSIRQEEAKSNTPHSYTTVRTLLSILRISSALARLRFSEKVAQSDVDEALRLMQMSKFSLYSDDRQRSGLDAISDIYSILRDEAARMNRLELSYAQALNWISRKGYSEAQLKECLEEYAALNVWQIHPDSFNIRFIDA